The Leptodactylus fuscus isolate aLepFus1 chromosome 1, aLepFus1.hap2, whole genome shotgun sequence nucleotide sequence cgggacagtgtcacacaggagcagagaaggggtgtgattctgatctctgacattggctgcctctgattggagctctgaattacacccccctgtctgacaccgccctcctgacagtacagagctcaAACATCCTATCAGGCTCCAAAATGAACTgggcttgttgctcaggaaaggtggggactagagagaaaattccagctgtgctggaATAAGTAGAGCAGCGCGTAatcacagatgctaagaactagaattggtggaggtggtgatttTTGGTACAAATTTTACCTCTCACTGAAGTAGGTGAAATCCACAGTGCAAATCTGCACAAAGAATTGACATGTCGATGATTGTAAAATTCACATCATCTGTCAGTGTCAACACGGGAAAAACAGTCTGCATGGTGTACATGAGATTAAAGGAGTCTCCAGGTTCCAGCAAGAAGCCGAATGTCCTCAGTCCTTTTCCTTATGAATGGACAGCCAATGTGTTTGCATGATCAGcgctccattcaattctatggggctgtgggcaCTGCCAGAGATTACAGCCCCGTCCTGGCATCCCTATAGTAGGgaatggagtgccagtcatgTAAatacactggtgctccattcacatggagaaggCGTGGAGACTTTTAGTCTCATGTTCTCCCTATCGCTGGGGATCCAGAGGTGGGACACTTATAAGCGCCCTTAATGGAATGATCTCTTTAAGAAAATCTCATGAATGTAAATGCTACTCTCATATGCTGCGAGTTTTCCGTATAAAAATCTGTGCAGAAAATCCATGTGTAATTGGCATGTAGCTTTATGAATGAGTATTGTATGAAACATGGAAAACATGGAGACTCTCTTGAGTCATTGGCattacattcacttgaatggtgctgagctgcaataccacccaCAACCTGTGGACTAGCGTGGTGCTGTTTCAGCTGTGTCTTTCTAATTTCATACACTCTCTTAACTTCCGCATGTTTTCCTTCATCCAGATATTCTGATTTTTGGTTAGCAGAAGGTGGAGTAATAAGTTATTCATGCGAGCCTTTCCAGAACCCGATGTAGGATATAAGGAACTACAGACTAAAGGCTGCAATGTAATATTTCTGCTATTTTCATTGCACTCCAGGAGGAAAGGCTGAAGAAGGAGCTGAGGGTGAAACTAGAGCTGGCAAAGTTCTTGCAGGACACCATCGAGGAGATGGCGCTGAGGAACAAAGCTGCAAAAGGAAACGTGACCGAAGAGTTTTCCAACTTCTTCCAGAAGGTAAGACTTTGTAGGCTGTAAGAGGGGCAACAACATGAAGAAAAGTTACCTGTTACCCCGACCCTCACTACTGTGCCCACTTTAGCAGGTAGCTCCCTGGAGCCGGTCGCCTCGGCGGGTAGTATGGGATTTGGGGATGATAAATTTCAGTAGGGAGACACATCTatctgcatctatctatctatatctatctatctatatctatctatctatatctatctatctatatctatctatctatatctatctatctatatctatctatctatatctatctatctatatctatctatctatatatatctatctatctatctatctaatctgctCTGCCAATAATGTCTAAGGTAGGTATACCGTTGTAATCTATGAGCAAGGTAATGGCAGGAGGGATGACTTGTGTATGGTTAGCTATAGGTAGTGATTCCTGTATAGTGAACCAGTGCGTAAGGAATTTCGGTATACAACGAATTGGGTACAAGTTAgtatatgttcacacagcggaatctGTCCCAAAATCAACTGCAGGTTCTGCTCTGATTCTACCGCCATTGTGAGTGGCCGGCTCAAATACCTCTTCATTTTTCACCATGTAAACTCGCCCTTAATGGGGTTTCCTTAAGACAGGCCCACAATATCTGCTTGGTAGTACTCCAACAGAAGGCACATCCTTCCTGGTCAGCTGTTCGGGGCTGCTTCTGACGCCTGtactatacaaagtacagtgcCAGTatactggaaacccctttaacgctTTCCTGTCCACACCCAGCTCGGCAGTACCAATATTGTTCTAGTGTTCACTTACGTGGTTCGTATCCTAGCGGTCACACAGTACTATAAGGAGATAAGAGTCCATACGGCCGCCTCCTTCACTCTCCACAATGTCCTTTTGGCCTTAAGATTAGAAATGATTTCCAGGGAACTAGAATCTGGCTGAAAGGTCATCTACCTGAGACGACATATTACGTAACCACATCCCATTAACCAGGCGCTACTTGTATCCCGGAGTGCTTAACTACTAGGCCACTTTTTAGTGATTCTGCGCACTTGGTGGTTAAGTGGGCACAGTGGCATAGTAGCCATATGCTCGCTCTATATTCTGTATACTTTCTACATCTACCTTTACACGTGGCTCTGGCTTAATGTGATGTGGCTCTATCAAGGGCCACAGTTGGGCCCCCACAGTGGCTATGAATACTGGGGCAGTCTACCTTCTTACAATGACGGACACACCAGAAGGTATGGAATAGTAATGAGAACTCCTGCTTTATCTCCAGATCCGGAGCACTGGCGAGAGGCCCAGTAATGAAGAGATTGTCCGCTTCTCCAAGCTGTTTGAGGATGAGCTGACCCTCGATAACCTGACCAGGCCTCAGCTCGTGGCTCTGTGTAAACTCCTGGAGCTGCAGTCCATCGGGACAAATAACTTCCTGCGCTTCCAGTTGACCATGAAGCTGAGGACTATAAAGGCGGACGACAAGGTAAGTTGTCTTCACCAGGTTACTTCCTCCGTTACTAGAATTCAGAGTTTTCAGCTTCTTtgtctgataggaaaaaaaaacttttttttttttgtgtagaacTGGTTTTCGGTCAGTGTGTCCATTGTGAAATGTTCTCAGTTACATGGCTTTGTGttgtatttggtgacagctgatcGCAGAAGAAGGAGTGGACACCCTGAATGTTAAAGAACTGCAGGCAGCGTGCCGAGCCCGGGGAATGAGAGCGCTTGGGGTCACTGAGGAACGGTTACGAGAGCAGCTAAAACAGGTCGGACACGGCTTGTAaaacctcccccacacacacacacacacacacacacacacacacacacacacacacacacacatatttggtGTAAACGTGCTGGCTTTCTCAAAGATTAACATCCAGCTTTCTCAGACTCCTGAATGGTGAATCTGTCTAATCCTACATCTTATATGCCCATCTTGCCACATGAGGCCGTATTTCCAGATGTTTGGGAATTTGGATGACAAACTATGCACGAGTTGTAATGACTACAGTGCTAGTCTTTTTGCATTCAgttcattgttttgttttgttttttatttctagCATAAAGACAATGTCATGTTTCACATACTGAATGTATATTGGACCTGTCATGTTTCCCATTACAGTGGCTGGAGCTTCACTTGAATCAGGAAATTCCCACATCATTGCTGCTATTGTCCCGAGCTTTGTATCTCCCGGACACGTTGTCACCAGCTGATCAGCTCAAATCAACCCTCCAGACTTTACCCGAAAGCATGGTATGTACAGCAGCCTCCCAGCTCAGCAGATGTATGGTCAGCGTATACGCAAGAGCCCTGGGATGAATGAAGTCACATGACACCCGTTCAGTGTCATAGTATAAAGCTACCTGTTATCAGCGTGTCTATCTTAAAATGAATttacagttgtatttttttttttatgtttgtaaatTGATATATTAGAACAGGATCCCCATTTATTTCAGTGGTTGACACATAAGGTTTAGTTTCAGGCAAACACGGTGACAATGACAGTAGTTTAGATTATCGTGTCCCCAAAATGATCAGAAAAGACTTCAGACTTTAAACTAGATCCACAGAAGCCATAGTTATAGGTGAAAATAACCCCATGTGTCCTGCCTGCCGGCCTCTGGCGGAACTGGACTGGGTTTGCAAGAACAGAAGCTCTTCCAtgctgggcatgcccagtgattACAATATTGTCAAATCCGGTAGAGGTAGTGACATCGCCACTGCTGTTCATCACATGTCTCTCAGACTGAAGACAGAATAGGGTATAAGTATACGCTGCTTCTGGCTTCTCCTCTGGGGACACAACCTGCTCCTGCTAGGTTGCAAAAGCTGTAAATCCGCATCGTATTATTACAATAGCGCAGGTGTGAAGTACAGGACCGTACatgatatacatttactgtgtatgGTCCTGTACGGGTGAAATAGCTGGTAACGGGATAAAATGTTGTATTTATCTTCAAAGGAAATAAAGACAGACTTTAGTTTGCTTTACCTTTTATAGTAAGGGTGAAGGGGCACCCACATACTACCTGCACTCTATAGGGACCACATGATGGCTGCCTGATATCTGCCATCAGGGGAAAGAGGATTGGGTGTGTCTGATTTTACCATGTCCTATCCTTTGTTCTCCTAGGACCTCATACGCCGCCAGGTATGTGTGGCAGCAGCCTTTTCTCCTTTACCTATAGATACATAGAAGAACATACATGTATGGACATCTTACAAGGGGGGTCCTCCAGTATGGACCACCCTCTGAGGCAGAAAGGATTACTAGCTCCTGCTCTGGTGTACCCAGTATTACATAGACATCCCTTTATTTAATGGGCATCCTATAAATGGAGTGGTCTCCGGCCTGTAAATGAACTACAACACTCAGCATTTCCTGACCGGTGCAGGTTGTCAGGGCATAGGTCTATGTGTAGTTTGGCAATAGCTGGAGAGTCACAGGTTGCAGTCTACTAATATAATACATTTCCTATAGGGTAAGTGTATAGTTGGTCACAACTTACCCCGGTGGGTTTTATTGGTTTGTTGACTCTCTGAATGGGAAATAACCTTGTCCTCTGTTTCTTAGGCTAAAGAGGCCCAGGTCAAAGTGGCTGCAGTGGAGTGTGACAAGGTGGACAACAAGACCAAGCTGGAGGCCACGCttcaggaggaggaggccatcaGGAAGGAGAAGGAACAGGAGAGGTTGGCCGAGGTTGCCAAGGAAAGCTTACAGACAGCAGCTAAGGTAAAGCTGTGCTTTTTTTATTGGATTGAGAAAAGCTGTGTGACGTCCACAAAACTACTGGAATAGCAGAGAAGTTACGTGACAACCTGCAACGAGCCCATGTCATTCACATTGATTTTAATCGTTTAACTGCGCAATGCTTCATTTcatctgtggtggcgctgcaggaaaattatACACTTGCTGTAATGTACCTGAAGCTGATTGCTGGGGGATCAGCAATGGGGCGACCTTAAATTTGCTTATGTACTAGAGATCCTTCTTCATAAAAAGATTGTCCAAAGCGGAGTACTACCTTTAAGGGACCTTTAGGGATTTCTTACCATGTCAGGAGCCACCAATGATGGGGCCAGACTAATTGTTTGCTGTTACCTCCTTGTAAATGCCAATCTGTCCTCCGCTTGCTGCTTCCATTTAGCATAGGCATGAGATAGTAGGGGGCTTCACAAATATGGTCCCATTAAAAGGCTAAGGAATTGGAGAAGTAGAAGTTCCTTTTAAGAAACCCTGATCTTTCTACCTGTGATGAATCTGGCAGCTCCTACCAAATAAAGTttttcaaaaaatacaaaaaaaaaagtaaaattaagaCAACAGAATTTAACTCTAGGCATCAGACTGCAGACCacaacattcatttagaccccacAATTTCGTCCTAAGTACGCGTTTACATCAGTCTGATAAAAAATTGCCATATCCATATATTCTGTATCATGTACCTACAATagatggggaatatgcaaatctgttttccaggatgtcaaATAGATGTCACTGTCTGGAATACCTTGACTGTGGGCAGACTGTTTGACAACCTGCTCAGCTTCTTCTGTATTACACCAAtagacagtatagataggagaaTAACAGATTATAGAAGAGGTCACAGGCAGCACTGAATGGTGACAGACGCCGCTGAGCCAGTAGGTCGCTCATACACACTTGTTATACTCCATTAGGTGGAAGCCGCTCCTGAACTGGAACCTGTTTCTGCTGAGGTGACCACCAGTGAGGCCCCAAGACCGGAAGTGGCTTCAGCACATGCCGCGGACCAAGCAGAGGTACTGATAGACACCGCACCGGTCCTGGAGGGCACCAAGGTTTGTATCCTGTATTTGTGTTATGCCTTATTATATTTACCCACTGCATAATGAAATGTCCTGCAAATTCCTTTTTTCTTCTCTGCATCCTCTTAGTAcatacattaatatatatatatatatatatatatatatatatatatatatatatatatatataaaaaacaaaaaaataaaaaaaatatttatatagcaccaacatattccgcagcgctgtacaatttgtagggttcaagtacagacaaaaagaaatagtcacttcacacaatgggagtgagggccctgctcgcaagagcttacaatctatgaggtagagggggtgacacaagaggtagcaggggcggcattgtttatacagtggtcagacaatgttgtaatagagatgactgtcattacacaaacataaaactgtatgagccgtcactagtggtgtcctgtaacatgtggatggagcttggacatatagagttagcctgaaatggcatcataccgtggggtaatgtgggagcggggacagagaagGCTTACactttggggattctaatgacggtacggaagggtttacattaagaattgtgataggcctgtctgatgatgtgtctttagtttgcgtttgaaactgtagaaattgggagttaatctgattgtccggggtagagcattccagagaagtggtgcagctcctgTTCTCAGCAGAAGTACGCTCTGAACTAGACAACCTGCCCTCTAAGGTTTACATGTAACTTACACATCTTCACAGTTCCAGCATTTAAATATAAATTGTGTTTCAATTCACTGTTGAGGAGTTTGCCAAACTCAAAATAGATTGGGAAGTTGACACTGGTTAAAGTGGCGTTGTCTGCAGCTGTACAGGAGTGACCTCAGATGGCATATGGTTACCACAGTACTGAacgatgtgaaaaaaaaaaattctgctttttCTTTAAATATGTCCACGGGTTGTGTGTAGTATTGCTACTCACTTCAGTGGGCCTAATATGCAGTACCTCCCCTTACCTGTGTTTGCAAGGAAGTGGCCATGTTGTCTAATCCTGTTCAACCCCTTTCATCTTGGCACTGGGAGCCTTTCTATAAGATTACATAATGGTGGACACTATTCCTGCACCCTCAAAAACTTGCCGGTAGTGCTTACAAGCTGTCGTCTCACTCGGCATCTTTGACCACTCTTGTCTCTCACACATCTAAATATATTGGTGATGGAGAATGGGGCAGCGCTAATGCTGTCTTTGACTTTCAGGGCGAGGAAATAACCAAGGAGGAAATTGACATCCTAAATGACGCTTTCACGAAGCTGAAAGAACAGAAGAAGTTGCTGacgaaggagaaggaggagctgTCTGAGCTGAAGGATGATGTTCAGGAATACAGTGAGGTAAGGAGAGGAGGCAAATTGTGTATCTCAGATAGGTAAAGGCTTGCAAAAGGAATCCCACCTCTGGGACCTCCACGTATTAGCAGAATGGGAGTCCTGTCATGTCTATTTGTTGATAACCAGTAGACATTAAAgggcatttttaaaaaaatcttcttcagttgaagatcagtgggggtccgacacccaagaCCCCactagatcagctgtttgaagagaccccagcacAGTGTCTAACATTTGTAAAGCAGccgtgcttggtatcacagctcagtccattcacttaaatgggacaaATACTATGAATGGGCCATGTCACCGATGAACTTGATGTCACATGAGctgtgaagtggaagcagcaCTTAGGGAGCAGCAATTCTGCTTTAGACAGCTGATCTGTCGGGGTCCTGGGTGTCTGATCtacacggtctaccaataagtacttggacccctgtggtagaatagaaaaacatttattcctatccaatagttggtagaccccagcagatgcttccttacagatgggattggtcgacacaatactcccggatgcctggtgacactcctggtgtatgtgagccatcggttgggtgcggtttctatgaccagcactcgtcagtctctatcctAATTTCAGGGGTCtgacgactcggggcacattccgacaatcaccgttcaccttccacttcgtaatcacataggccactgtcgattttgggtaattcagttcacttactatgtcctttaaggatcgaccatttctttggtaccccacaattacccctttctcgaaatcggacaactctgcacttcgtggcctcTTGCATGCGGCTAATGCCAACACTGTTTCCTACGCGGTATTTAACGTCTGAAGGTGTGActtacatcacgactgcagatatcttcatttacatgggtgtccgAATACTTATTGGTATACTGATACCAAATGATgttggtggacacacatgctcagtcacacTCCCTGCAGCCAGATCCTGCATAATAATCCACTACGGAGCAGTCCATGGAAAGCCTGCTTGGTTCTAGTTATCAGGGGCTGAGTATTGCTTGGCCATGGACTATGTCAGGGGTTTCTATCACAGGAGATCCATTATTAAATATCTGTCATGGAGTCTGAGAGGTCGAGGTGAGAGATCTAGTTTTGTCTATTTTCCAGGATCTGGAGGAGATGAAGAAGGAACTATCCAAGTCTGGACAAGAGATGGTGGTGGAGGAGTCAAAGGCGAGCAAGAGGTTGACGAAGAGGGTGAACCGCATGATCGGGCAGATTGACAAAATCATATCTGAGCTGGAGATTGAGGACAAGGTGCTGGATGCGGGAAGTGGTACTTCTCCCCCTGTTGGGTAAGTGCAGGAAAGTTGTGTTTTTGTTAAAGcaatttttgtgaatttttgttTTAGAAGAGGACT carries:
- the LETM1 gene encoding mitochondrial proton/calcium exchanger protein isoform X2, which codes for MAALLVRGCLPRASLGARTPLVWNRGDTSRGLFPDRVCLGCTSLRLINHRSSHFRSCAAARPVYISLRDGNPGFSWTNRSERSYFRVHNPSPPWKGVAGSLGPQYSSVRGLHSTSPLFDDSVVEKSLKSLKDKNKKLEEGGPVYSPNTEVETVKKSIGQRVMDELKHYYHGFRLLWIDTKIAARMLWNILNGGNLSRRERRQFLRICADLFRLVPFLVFIIVPFMEFLLPVVLKLFPNMLPSTFETTSKKEERLKKELRVKLELAKFLQDTIEEMALRNKAAKGNVTEEFSNFFQKIRSTGERPSNEEIVRFSKLFEDELTLDNLTRPQLVALCKLLELQSIGTNNFLRFQLTMKLRTIKADDKLIAEEGVDTLNVKELQAACRARGMRALGVTEERLREQLKQWLELHLNQEIPTSLLLLSRALYLPDTLSPADQLKSTLQTLPESMAKEAQVKVAAVECDKVDNKTKLEATLQEEEAIRKEKEQERLAEVAKESLQTAAKVEAAPELEPVSAEVTTSEAPRPEVASAHAADQAEVLIDTAPVLEGTKGEEITKEEIDILNDAFTKLKEQKKLLTKEKEELSELKDDVQEYSEDLEEMKKELSKSGQEMVVEESKASKRLTKRVNRMIGQIDKIISELEIEDKVLDAGSGTSPPVGENLVSIHELINIMRHIQKIPEQKLQRIAEALDENRDGKIDLDDVAKVVELIDKEDIDISTSQVAEIMELLQKEEKLVEKEKAKEKAEKEQVVEVQN
- the LETM1 gene encoding mitochondrial proton/calcium exchanger protein isoform X1, producing the protein MAALLVRGCLPRASLGARTPLVWNRGDTSRGLFPDRVCLGCTSLRLINHRSSHFRSCAAARPVYISLRDGNPGFSWTNRSERSYFRVHNPSPPWKGVAGSLGPQYSSVRGLHSTSPLFDDSVVEKSLKSLKDKNKKLEEGGPVYSPNTEVETVKKSIGQRVMDELKHYYHGFRLLWIDTKIAARMLWNILNGGNLSRRERRQFLRICADLFRLVPFLVFIIVPFMEFLLPVVLKLFPNMLPSTFETTSKKEERLKKELRVKLELAKFLQDTIEEMALRNKAAKGNVTEEFSNFFQKIRSTGERPSNEEIVRFSKLFEDELTLDNLTRPQLVALCKLLELQSIGTNNFLRFQLTMKLRTIKADDKLIAEEGVDTLNVKELQAACRARGMRALGVTEERLREQLKQWLELHLNQEIPTSLLLLSRALYLPDTLSPADQLKSTLQTLPESMAKEAQVKVAAVECDKVDNKTKLEATLQEEEAIRKEKEQERLAEVAKESLQTAAKVEAAPELEPVSAEVTTSEAPRPEVASAHAADQAEVLIDTAPVLEGTKGEEITKEEIDILNDAFTKLKEQKKLLTKEKEELSELKDDVQEYSEDLEEMKKELSKSGQEMVVEESKASKRLTKRVNRMIGQIDKIISELEIEDKVLDAGSGTSPPVGLYFAFRENLVSIHELINIMRHIQKIPEQKLQRIAEALDENRDGKIDLDDVAKVVELIDKEDIDISTSQVAEIMELLQKEEKLVEKEKAKEKAEKEQVVEVQN